From one Marmota flaviventris isolate mMarFla1 chromosome 1, mMarFla1.hap1, whole genome shotgun sequence genomic stretch:
- the Pitpnm2 gene encoding membrane-associated phosphatidylinositol transfer protein 2 isoform X6, with protein MIIKEYRIPLPMTVEEYRIAQLYMIQKKSRNETYGEGSGVEILENRPYTDGPGGSGQYTHKVYHVGMHIPGWFRSILPKAALRVVEESWNAYPYTRTRFTCPFVEKFSIDIETFYKTDAGENPDVFSLSPVEKNQLMTDFIDIVKDPVPPNEYKAEEDPKLFQSTKTHRGPLSDNWIEEYKKQLLPLMCAYKLCKVEFRYWGMQSKIERFIHDTGLRRVMVRAHRQAWCWQDEWYGLSMENIRELEREAQLMLSRKMAQFSEDEGATELAKDQDTQDQASGVPPEPSSSHGEPLVGRGLKKQWSTSSKSSRSSKRGASPSRHSISEWRMQSIARDSDESSDDEFFDAHEDLSDSEEMFPKDITKWSSNDLMDTIESPEPEDTQESLYGQSSPEFRVASSVEQLNIIEIKNKILALCPACLKSKRQKGRKQKPPRQQ; from the exons AAGAAAAGCCGAAATGAGACCTACGGTGAGGGCAGCGGCGTGGAGATCCTGGAGAACCGGCCGTACACAGACGGCCCCGGCGGCTCAGGCCAGTACACACACAAGGTGTACCACGTGGGCATGCACATCCCCGGCTGGTTCCGCTCCATCCTGCCCAAGGCGGCCCTGCGGGTGGTGGAGGAGTCCTGGAATGCCTACCCCTACACACGAACCAG GTTCACCTGCCCTTTCGTGGAGAAGTTTTCCATCGACATCGAAACCTTTTATAAAACCGATGCTGGGGAGAACCCGGACGTCTTCAGCCTGTCTCCTGTGGAAAAGAACCAGCTGATGACAG ACTTCATCGACATCGTCAAGGACCCTGTGCCGCCCAATGAGTACAAGGCCGAAGAGGACCCCAAGCTATTCCAGTCAACCAAGACCCACCGCGGGCCGCTGTCCGACAACTGGATCGAGGAGTACAAGAAGCAGCTGCTGCCCCTCATGTGTGCCTACAAGCTCTGCAAGGTGGAGTTCCGCTACTGGGGCATGCAGTCCAAGATCGAGAGGTTCATCCACGACACCG GCCTGCGGCGGGTCATGGTGCGGGCCCACAGGCAGGCCTGGTGCTGGCAGGATGAGTGGTACGGGCTGAGCATGGAGAACATCCGGGAGCTGGAGAGGGAGGCGCAGCTCATGCTGTCCCGCAAGATGGCCCAGTTCAGTGAGGACGAGGGGGCCACCGAGCTCGCCAAGGACCAGGACACCCAGGACCAGGCATCCGGGGTGCCCCCTGAGCCCAGCAGCAGCCACGGGGAGCCCCTGGTGGGGCGTGGCCTGAAGAAGCAGTGGTCCACGTCCTCTAAATCGTCACGGTCATCCAAGCGGGGAG CCAGCCCTTCCCGCCACAGCATCTCAGAGTGGAGGATGCAGAGTATTGCCAGGGACTCTGACGAGAGCTCAGACGACGAGTTCTTTGATGCCCATG AGGACCTGTCTGACTCGGAGGAGATGTTCCCCAAGGACATCACCAAGTGGAGCTCCAACGACCTCATGGACACCATTGAGAGCCCAGAGCCAGAGGACACACAGG AGAGTCTGTATGGCCAGAGCAGCCCAGAGTTCAGGGTGGCCTCCAGCGTGGAGCAGCTGAACATCATTGAG ATCAAAAATAAGATCCTCGCCTTGTGCCCAGCCTGTCTGAAGAGCAAAAGACAGAAGGGGAGGAAGCAAAAGCCCCCCAGGCAGCAGTGA